The window AACCCTTGTGTAATATTCCAGAGCTACAGAATAATTCTCAGTTGAAAGATGCATATCCCCGAGTTCTTCGGCGGAACTTGTGCGCTGAAAATTCTTCTCGGGATCTTCTTTCCCATATCCATAACTATCATTACCTGAAGTGTCTTCCGACATCAACTTCTCCAATATCTCTCTAGAGTTCTGAGATTTTTTAAATATAAGAACAATTAATTGCTAAAGTTATCGAGACCGGTATCAAAACCATCCTGGCCCGAAGAAATGTCGTTGATATTACCTTTTCCTTTATCCGGCATGCATCCGTTGGCATAATCATCAGCATCTCCGCCAAGAAGGTTTCCCGTCTCTGCCCAACCATCTTTTACAGTCTTCTCTTCAACATAAAACCGCTCGATAATTCTAATCGCATAACGGTTGAGAAATGTCGAGATTGAATTGACTCCGTAGAAACCGGCAGTTGGTGTGGCTGACACTGAAGAGGAAAGGAGAATAACAACAAGAATGGCACCGCATAATATTTTGGCTTTCATAGCTCATCCTCCTTCTTTGAAGCAGCAAACGCTCCAAACTCCCTAACAACCCCTCTCACCTACTATGAAGTTTAACCCTTTACTCTGCAGTGGTCAAACAAATATTCAATGAAAAATAAGAAAACAGCATGATTTAGAGTCTTTATCTGAAAATTTAAGAAATCAGTTAAACCTACCCCCCTTCCGTATAAGATATTACTTCAATCCCTGTAATCAATGCTGTATTTCTCAAGTTTTTTATACAAATTACTCCTCTGCATACCAAGCATACGGGCTGTTTTTGAAATATTGCCCTCATACTTGCGCAATTTTCTCATAAGAAATTCCTTTTCAGTAAATTCCCTGAATTCCTGAAAATCATCAATGGAAAAAGGGTTATTCCGCAAATCACTATTACCGTGACCTGCTAGAAAAGATAAATCGCTCTTATTAATCTCTTTATCTTTTGTTAGTATACACAATCTTTCGATAAGATTCCTGAGTTCTCTAACATTTCCGGGCCAACTGTAACGCTTCATTATTTCAATCGCTGAAGGAGAAATCTTTTTCGCTGTAATTCCGAGCTCTTCACCTATCTGCTTCAGGAAGAAATCAGACAGAAGAGGAATATCGTCTCTTCTTTTCCTTAATGGCGGCACCTCTATAGGAACAACGTTCAGTCTGAAAAACAGATCTTTCCTGAATCTTCCCTTTTCAGCTTCCCCAACAAGGTCCTTGTTGGAAGCAGCTATAACTCTCACATCAACATTTATCTGTTCTGCGCCCCCGACTCTTTCAAATACAGATTCCTGTAGAACACGGAGAACTTTTGCCTGAGCCGAAAGGCTCATATCACCAACTTCATCGAGGAATAATGTTCCTTCATCGGCTAGCTCGAATTTGCCAATCCTTCTCGTTGTAGCCCCGGTAAAAGCCCCCTTTTCATGACCGAAGAGTTCGCTCTCTATAAGATCCTCCGGAATAGCGGCGCAGTTAACCTCTACAAAACTTTCAGAACTTCGGTCACTAAGCTCATGAATCTTTCTGGCAACCAGCTCCTTGCCCGTTCCATTTTCTCCGGTAACCAATACACGGGCGGCAGTCCCGGCAACTCTTTCTATTATACCGAGAACTTCCTTGACACTCTCGTCTTCTCCAACAATTTTTGTTCTTCCTCCCACACGTTTCTTCAGACTTATATTCTGCCTCGTAAGCTTGGCCTGTTTTATCCCATTTCTTACCGTAAGAAGCACTCTTTCCATATCAATGGGCTTCTCGATAAAATCGAAAGCACCGAGTTTTGTGGCTTCCACGGCTGTCTCAACTGTCCCGTGACCTGAAACGATCACAACGGGAAGAGAAGGGTCTATCCTTTTAACTCGTTCAAGAACTTCAATCCCGTCTATCCCGGGCATTTTTATATCCAGCAGAACTATATCAACTACTTCGTTCTTTACAGTCTCGATCGCGCTTTTCCCGTCGGAAGCGGTCAGAGTCGCAAATTTTTCGTACGAAAGAAGTTTTACCAGTACGTCCCTTATGCTCTTCTCATCATCTACTATAAGAACCTTTTTACTCATTGAACAAAAACCTTTCCTCGAATACACCCCCGGAAATTAATACCCCCCAGCGAAGATCACGAGGCGTAACACTAATTTCATTTACTCCCAGGTGACTTATGATCGAGTTCAGCAACACAAGCCCCGGAATTAAAAGCCTGGCTCTCTCTAAAGTTACGGGAAGAAAACGATGCATGTCCCGTAATCTTTTACTCTTGATCCTTCTTGTCATCAGGAACAACTCTTCAGCAATTATACTATCATTTTCAACAACGCAGGGCATTCTCTTTATAAATCTTAGAACAAGAGCGGAACTTACAGCTGTGCCCCCCGTAGCAAGAATTCTAAAATTTTCTAACCCGGCGGGCAAGGAAGAAAGCCTCGAATCCATATAATCACTGCGGAAGGTAAAAGAGCTGATTGACTCAAAAAAGTTTCTTCTGAGAAATCGCGCTTCAAGCTGAACTGAAGCATCTCTCTGAAACGAGGCAACTCTGTGAGTACCAATTGGAATTTCTATATAATCATCGATCAAACCATCCTTACCCCAGGCAATTTCAGTGCTGGTTCCCCCTATATCTATTAGAAGCCCCTTCTCCCCTCCACCCAGAACAGAAGAAGCCCCTCTGAATCCAAGAGCAGCTTCACCTGTTTCTGAAAGTATATAGACAGGAGGTGAGACATTTTCCTGAAGATGGGATAGAACTTCATGGGCATTATCCGCTTTCCTGAAGGCGTTTGTTCCAACTATAACGGGTCTGTCACAACCACTTTCAATAGAAAGATTAACAAATTCTCTTAAATATTCGGCGGCAACGCTCATCTTATCCGTTGAAATCAATCCTCTATTCTCAACTTCATCCCCCCACCCTATGTATCTCGAATCTTGATAAAGAGGTTTAATTTTTCTGCCGCCTGTATCCTCTTCTATATCCGCGAGCAAGAGTCTGAAATAGCTGCTCCCCAGATCTATGCAGGCCGATATACCAATTTTATTTCTGGACAAAAGCTTCCTTTTCTCTTTCATTTCATTAAAAGGAGTAGAGATTGCGGAACAAAAACATAAAGAATCTCTCAATCAAGGAAATCTCTTTAATCATAGATGAACTTGGAGAAAAACGCCACAGAAAAACCCAGCTGCTCAAGTGGTTATACCAGAAAAGGGTAACCAGCTTTTATGATATGGCGAACCTGCCCCTTGAACTGAGGAAAAGGTTCGATGACTTATTTTCAATTACATCACTCCGCTTAACTGAAAAAGTAAGATCTCAAGAAGACGCAAGCATAAAATTCCTCCTTGAATGTGAAGATAAACTTGTAATTGAAACTGTTCTCATGGAGTTCGAAAAGCATCAAACTATCTGCATCTCCAGCCAGATTGGATGTTCCCTGGAATGCGCTTTCTGCAGAACGGGAAAGAACGGCCTTGAAAGAAATCTGCGGAGCGATGAAATCTTAAATCAGATTATATTCATGAAAGACAACTATATACCGCCTCGAAGGAGATATAATATCGTTTTTATGGGAATGGGGGAACCATTTCTTAATTCCGGCAATGTATTCAGGGCGATAGAGATTCTAAACAACCTGGATGCTTTCGCGCTGGGGGAAAAGAGAATTACAGTAAGTACAATTGGTTTACCCGATAAAATAATCAAGGCCGCTGAATCGGACCTAAAATTCGGATTGGCCGTTTCACTGAACGCGACTACCGACAGCGTCAGAAGAAAAATAATGCCTGCTTCGAGTAATATAGATGACACACTTTCCGCGGCCGAGAAATTCGCCGAATTAAAAGGAACACGCACTACTCTGGAATATGTCCTCCTTAGAGACGTAAATGATTCCGACAGTGACGCGAAAAGACTGGCGAAAATAACTTCCGGAAGACCATTTAAAATTAATCTTATCCCTTTTAACAGATGGGACAGCTGCAAATTCAGCAGACCTGATGAAGAAAGAATCAACAGATTTATCGAATTACTACTTCCTAGAGCGCCTGCCGTAACCGTCAGGAGAAGCCGCGGGAAGGATATAGGCGCGGCCTGCGGACAACTCAGCTGGAAAAAGAGGAAGATGACATAAGCAGTTTTAAATTATCTTATAAGAAGCATTTTGCCTGATTTGACATATTCTCCGGCGCGGATCGTACAGAAATAGACACCGCTTGCCGCTTCAGCCCCATTTGATGTTCTGCCGTCCCACTTAATCCTCAGATCAGTGCCGTCTGTTCTTCTTTGACCCAGATTTTTTACAAGAGCTCCATCGACGCTGTAAATTCCTACATCAACTGTCGAGTTATTGGCGGCAACCTCTTCGGCAAAAAGTATGTTTATAGTTGTTGACGGATTAAAAGGATTTGGATAATTCGAAATTGATACCGCGCCGCCAGAGTAAGCGACCCTCGAGTCAAATCCCTCGCCCTCGACAAGTGAAACAAAGAATTCTTTCAATCCGTCAACATCCTCCGGCAACGCGAGATCCGGATTCTCAATCTCTCCGGAATATCTGGAAAGTATCCCTCCAAACATATATCTGAAATCTTCCGCGAATATCTCGGCAGGCCTGTGGTTATGCTCACTCAGGTCATCATAATCCGTGTCGCCGTATATACCGCGGAGCGAAAGATAATCCCGCCATTTTTCCTTATTACTTTTCGGAAGATAAACATTCTGAAAACAATGCCCGAATTCATGAGTTACAAAAAAGGCGCTGACTTGCCGCTGCAACTCATAGACTCCGGGGGTAAGGAAGATCTTATTGCCGCGGGCAGTGCTTCTGAGAATACCCCTCCTGGGAAAAGGAAGCAGATAGACCTCTACTTTTATATCCAACATTGTTCCGTCGAGGTCAACTTCTCTCAGCGCGGCGGCTATATCCTCTTCGCTGTGAGAATAAAATATGCCATCACCTTTACAGGCTATCGAGGGATCCGACATGTCATCTATAAGCTCATAAACCCATCCCTCCTCAACTGTAAGAATCAGGTCCCCATCTTCATCCCTTTCAGTCATTTCATCAATTATTGTCCGGCTGGAATAGATTTCAGCCTCAATGCCGTTATCGAATGAATAAATGCGGGGTTTTCCCCACACGGCGGAAGAGAAAATAGCAGCTATAACTACAGCGTTAAATACAGCAGCTATTGATAACCTCTTGTCAGGTAACCAGTT of the Candidatus Krumholzibacteriota bacterium genome contains:
- a CDS encoding T9SS type A sorting domain-containing protein: MNWLPDKRLSIAAVFNAVVIAAIFSSAVWGKPRIYSFDNGIEAEIYSSRTIIDEMTERDEDGDLILTVEEGWVYELIDDMSDPSIACKGDGIFYSHSEEDIAAALREVDLDGTMLDIKVEVYLLPFPRRGILRSTARGNKIFLTPGVYELQRQVSAFFVTHEFGHCFQNVYLPKSNKEKWRDYLSLRGIYGDTDYDDLSEHNHRPAEIFAEDFRYMFGGILSRYSGEIENPDLALPEDVDGLKEFFVSLVEGEGFDSRVAYSGGAVSISNYPNPFNPSTTINILFAEEVAANNSTVDVGIYSVDGALVKNLGQRRTDGTDLRIKWDGRTSNGAEAASGVYFCTIRAGEYVKSGKMLLIR
- the rlmN gene encoding 23S rRNA (adenine(2503)-C(2))-methyltransferase RlmN; amino-acid sequence: MRNKNIKNLSIKEISLIIDELGEKRHRKTQLLKWLYQKRVTSFYDMANLPLELRKRFDDLFSITSLRLTEKVRSQEDASIKFLLECEDKLVIETVLMEFEKHQTICISSQIGCSLECAFCRTGKNGLERNLRSDEILNQIIFMKDNYIPPRRRYNIVFMGMGEPFLNSGNVFRAIEILNNLDAFALGEKRITVSTIGLPDKIIKAAESDLKFGLAVSLNATTDSVRRKIMPASSNIDDTLSAAEKFAELKGTRTTLEYVLLRDVNDSDSDAKRLAKITSGRPFKINLIPFNRWDSCKFSRPDEERINRFIELLLPRAPAVTVRRSRGKDIGAACGQLSWKKRKMT
- a CDS encoding sigma-54 dependent transcriptional regulator, whose product is MSKKVLIVDDEKSIRDVLVKLLSYEKFATLTASDGKSAIETVKNEVVDIVLLDIKMPGIDGIEVLERVKRIDPSLPVVIVSGHGTVETAVEATKLGAFDFIEKPIDMERVLLTVRNGIKQAKLTRQNISLKKRVGGRTKIVGEDESVKEVLGIIERVAGTAARVLVTGENGTGKELVARKIHELSDRSSESFVEVNCAAIPEDLIESELFGHEKGAFTGATTRRIGKFELADEGTLFLDEVGDMSLSAQAKVLRVLQESVFERVGGAEQINVDVRVIAASNKDLVGEAEKGRFRKDLFFRLNVVPIEVPPLRKRRDDIPLLSDFFLKQIGEELGITAKKISPSAIEIMKRYSWPGNVRELRNLIERLCILTKDKEINKSDLSFLAGHGNSDLRNNPFSIDDFQEFREFTEKEFLMRKLRKYEGNISKTARMLGMQRSNLYKKLEKYSIDYRD